The following is a genomic window from Oikeobacillus pervagus.
ACTTGTTGAATTCGCTCTAAAGTAGCTCCGTAATACTCATTGCGCTCATCTCTCGATACTTGAGATGCAGAAACACCTAATCGATCTGCAAGTTCCTGTTGACTCAAACCTAAGTAAATACGATAAGCAATCAGTGACTTACCTAAATTATGAAGGTTGATAATCGGTTCAAATTCTCCTCTGCGAATTCGTTCGTAATAGATGACCTCCTCCTTCAATTGCTCATGAAAGGTGATAGATGGCTGCAAAGCTTTCTCCACCTGCTCCTTTGTGAGCCCCATTTCTTCCAACACTCTCTTTTGATTTTGGATAAATGCTTTATCCTCTTGGAGTTTTTCTAACGCCTTTTTATAAGCTGATTCAGTTTTAATCATACTAAGCACCACCTTTATTTAATAATTTTCACGATACCTTTTGGTAAAAAGGAATCTCTGGTTTTTCTAAAAGCTGCGGGAAATTGTTGTTCATGCCCATGTTCATCCAGAATACCAGAGGGCTGCCCAAAATGAGGATATAATTCTACACGATATCGATGCCACATCGGCAATTGTTTTTTAGTAAAACCTCGGTAAGACTTTCGGCTGCTGCTATCCCATGT
Proteins encoded in this region:
- a CDS encoding helix-turn-helix domain-containing protein → MIKTESAYKKALEKLQEDKAFIQNQKRVLEEMGLTKEQVEKALQPSITFHEQLKEEVIYYERIRRGEFEPIINLHNLGKSLIAYRIYLGLSQQELADRLGVSASQVSRDERNEYYGATLERIQQVMEAMHMVAKTEIESQELLA